The Alistipes megaguti sequence CGGCAGCGTGTTTCAGCCGGTCTGGACCCTACTTCTCAGCCGCTTCCGGCTCCTGAATCGGACGCAGTTCGCCCGTGGTGGAGTCCATGATGTAGCCCTTGACGACGATGTCGCCGGGGACGAGCGGGTGGTTGCGCACCAGATCCACGGTCTCCAGCACGGCGGCTTCGGTATCGTCGAAGCCGTGAAGCCACTGGTCGAGGTCGATTCCGCAATGCTTCATCAGCGAGATATGGTGCTCGGGGATTCCGCGCTGCTTCATCAGGTGCTGCATCTCGGCGCTGTCCATGCCCTGCACGCCGCAGTTGGTGTGTCCGATGATCATCACCTCGTTGACGCCCAGTTCATAGATCGCCACGAGCAGGCTGCGCACCGTGCTGTCGAAGGGGTTGGTGATCGTTCCGCCGGCGTTCTTGATGATCTTCACGTCGCCGTTCCGCAGCCCGAGGGCCGCCGGGAGCAGCTCCACCAGCCGGGTGTCCATGCAGGTGACGATGGCGATGCGTTTGTTGGGATATTTGTCCGTGATGAATCGTTCGTAACCCTTTTCGGCGACGAAACGCCGGTTGTATGCGAGAATTTCGTCGATCATGTCGTTGTTGTGTTATTTCAGATTTCTGGCTATGTATGTTTTGATGTATTCGGTCAGTTCGGGGGAGTCGACGATGCGGATGTCGTCGAGCAGCCCCACGACGAAACGCCCCACGCCGGCCATTCCGGCCACCTCGGTGTCGAGCATCCAGCGTCCGCGACCCAATGGCCGGATGTCGCGTTCGGCCAGCG is a genomic window containing:
- a CDS encoding carbonic anhydrase, yielding MIDEILAYNRRFVAEKGYERFITDKYPNKRIAIVTCMDTRLVELLPAALGLRNGDVKIIKNAGGTITNPFDSTVRSLLVAIYELGVNEVMIIGHTNCGVQGMDSAEMQHLMKQRGIPEHHISLMKHCGIDLDQWLHGFDDTEAAVLETVDLVRNHPLVPGDIVVKGYIMDSTTGELRPIQEPEAAEK